The DNA region CACAACGACTTCGTGAAGCTGACAAAGGAATCATCCGCGCATACTATCGCATGCTCCCTTTTAGCGTTTCAGAACGAAAAACACCACGACCAGGACGACGAGAAATCGAACTCTCAATGGTCATTAAAGAAGCGCTCGAAGAATCCGTGTTCCTCGAAGAATTCGGACAAGCAGTCATTGATGTACACATCTATGTTGTGCAAGCAGACGCGGGAAGCAGGTGTGCAAGCATTTGCGCAGCAACACTCGCACTTGCAGACGCGGGCATTCCAATGAAAGACTTTGTTGCATCAGTTTCTGCAGGCGTTGTTGACGGAGAAGTTGTACTTGACCTTAACTACCAGGAAGAAGCATATGAAGACGGCGATGTAGTTGACATGCCAATCGCGTATGTTGAAAACCTTAACAAAGTCACGCTTCTGCAACTGGACGGAAAAGCAACAGAAAAACAGGCAATAGACGCACTCAAACTCGGCATTGAAGGATGCAAAATAATCAAAGGAAAAATGCAAAACGCATTGAAACAAAAATTCGCATAGGTGAACAATGAATATGACACGAATTACAAAAGGCGCAAAACAACTCATCAGCCACCTGGCTGAAGAGAAAAAGCGCATTGACAATCGCGGATTTGACGACATGAGAAAACTTGAAATCGAATACGACATTTCCGACCAAGCAGAAGGAAGTGCACGCGTAAAACTTGGTGAAACCGAAGTGTATGTTGGCGTGAAAGTCGGACTAGGAACACCCTACCCTGATACGCCAAACAAAGGAAACCTTATTGTGAACGCAGAAGTCACACCCCTTGCTGATGAAGAATACGAACCAGGACCGCCACGGGACTGGGAAGTTGCGATTGCACGCGTGATTGACCGAGGTATTCGCGAAAGCGGTTCTATTGATGTTAAAAAATTATGCATCAAAGAAGGAGAACGAACATGGGAAGTCTTTGTTGACGTGTACGTCATCAATGATGACGGAAACCTTGTTGGCGCAGGAGGCATTGGTGCCCTTGCCGCACTCAAACACGCAAAACTGCCTGCATATAACAAGAAAGAAGACAAAATTGACAAGGAAGGAAAAAGAACAAAAGCAATTCCCATCACTGCAGAACCAATTCCAATTAGTTTTGCAAAAGTAGGAAGCCACTTATTTGTCGACCCTAAAAAAGAAGAAGTGCAAAACGCAACCGCGCATCTTGTTGTGACTGTTGATGAAAAAGACCGCATCGTATCGCTCCAACGCCAAGGCAGTGAAGGACTCACGTTTGAAGAGATAGAGAAATGTTTAAAAACAGCGATAAAACAAAGTAAAATTATTCGCAAACAACTCGCGTGAGCATGCAGAGGTTAACAATTCATGATGGAATACAACAAGTATGAGAAAGCACGCATCATTGGTGCACGAGCGCTTCAGATTGCTATGGGCGCTCCGCTTCTTATCAAGCGAAACAAGAGCGTTACAAACCCGGTTATAATCGCAATGGAAGAATATGAAAAGAACGTGATTCCAATCACGGTTCGACGCGTTCTTGAAGGCTAAAAAAAAACTTCGTTTGCGCGCAAACTATGCGCGAACCTTTTTTCTTATCATTTGCAATCGGTCCAGCTTTGCGTTTCGCTCTCTGCCAACAATACCTATTTTCATCATGCGCGTGCCAAGCGCGAAATCAGCAAGAAACGGGTCATAAGATTCTTTTGAACGATGCGAAAACACGGGTTCAACCCCTCTTTTTTTACAGTCACGCACAAACTCAAACATGCGCGAAACAAGACCTATCTGATTTGGTTTAACAATTGCTGCAGTGCACGCTTTTTTTGCAAGCGCACGCTTGAGACGGTCCGGGTTTGTCACAACAAGGTCATCAGCGCAAATGAGGGTTTGCGGAT from archaeon CG10_big_fil_rev_8_21_14_0_10_43_11 includes:
- a CDS encoding exosome complex exonuclease Rrp41, which codes for MAYKKRLDGRKFDQMRDIDIKLGVVANADGSAQFSMGRTKIIAAVYGPKTLHPQRLREADKGIIRAYYRMLPFSVSERKTPRPGRREIELSMVIKEALEESVFLEEFGQAVIDVHIYVVQADAGSRCASICAATLALADAGIPMKDFVASVSAGVVDGEVVLDLNYQEEAYEDGDVVDMPIAYVENLNKVTLLQLDGKATEKQAIDALKLGIEGCKIIKGKMQNALKQKFA
- a CDS encoding RNA-binding protein (involved in the 3' to 5' degradation of a variety of RNA species; forms a trimer of heterodimers (hexamer) with Rrp42; Rrp41 is the catalytically active subunit); this encodes MNMTRITKGAKQLISHLAEEKKRIDNRGFDDMRKLEIEYDISDQAEGSARVKLGETEVYVGVKVGLGTPYPDTPNKGNLIVNAEVTPLADEEYEPGPPRDWEVAIARVIDRGIRESGSIDVKKLCIKEGERTWEVFVDVYVINDDGNLVGAGGIGALAALKHAKLPAYNKKEDKIDKEGKRTKAIPITAEPIPISFAKVGSHLFVDPKKEEVQNATAHLVVTVDEKDRIVSLQRQGSEGLTFEEIEKCLKTAIKQSKIIRKQLA
- a CDS encoding DNA-directed RNA polymerase subunit K, producing MEYNKYEKARIIGARALQIAMGAPLLIKRNKSVTNPVIIAMEEYEKNVIPITVRRVLEG